One Lentimicrobiaceae bacterium genomic window, TCAGGTACCATTGAAGAACTTGGGGAAAACGTGAAGCATCTGAAAAAAGGGATTCGTGTAACCGCTATTCCTCATGTTGTCTGCGGAAAGTGCAAACCCTGCCAGACAGAAACCTACAATTTCTGCGAAGAATTGAAATGCATGGGAGCCGAGGCGGATGGAGCTCATGTTAATTATGTATGTGTGGATGCTAAAATGGTGCTTCCTATCCCCGATACGATGACCATGGATGATGCTGCAATGGTGGAACCTGCCTGTGTCGCCTATCACGGTGCGAAGCGCGGCGAAATAAAATCCGGCGATATCGCCCTTGTTGTCGGTGCCGGGCCTATAGGAATATTCGCCATGCAAAGTTGCAAGGTTCTCGGTGCCAAAAAAGTAATTATTGCCGATCTTGATGAATGGAGATTAAATCTGGCAAAAAAACTGGGTGCTGATGGAACAATAAATGTAAGGAAAGAAACACTCGAACAGGGATTAACGCGTCTTTTCGGCAATGCCAAAGACGTGGATGTATTCTATGATTGTGTTGGGGAAAAAGGAAAAGCATTTGATGAAATTCTCAAGATTGCCCGGCGCGGTACCCGCATTGTAATCATCGGCGTGCTACAGAACGAATACTGCATCCCGCACCTGCCCGATTTTGTTCAGCATGAATTAAGGATTTCCGGAACCACCATGTATGTTCCGCAGGATTACAAAGAAATGATTGACCTCATGGGAAAAGGGAAAATTTCCACGAAAGGGATGATCACTCACTATTTCAAAATCTCTGAAATAAAAGAAGTCTTCAAAATGATCGATAGCAGGAAAGAACCCTTTTTTAAAATAATGCTTACTTACGATTAACGAATATGAGCCTATTGGGAATAGATATTGGATCAAGTAGCTGCAAAGGCGTCATATTCAGCATTTCGGGAATTGAATTGGCAAGTGAAAGCCAATCCTACTCCACCGTAAACATTGGCCCATCAATGGTTGAGATAGATGCAATGGTATTCAGGGATGCAGCATTCAAGGTCATTCGTTTGCTGAGCGAACGGGTAAAGAATGATCCTGTTGAAGCCCTCGCCATCAGTTCTCATGGCGAAACAACCATACCCGTCGACAAAAATGGGAACACCACAGGCCCGGCGATAATGAATTCCGATAATCGTGCCGCGGGAGAAGCCGAATGGTGGGATAAAACATTTGGAAAAAAACGAATCTATAAAATCACCGGTGTTCCATTGCACGCCATGTTCTCCTTAAACAAGATCATGTGGATCAGAAAAAACAAACCAGAGATTTATGCAAAGACAGATAAATTCCTGAGTGTGGGCGATTACATTTTGACACAACTGGATTTGCTTCCATACACAGATTACTCGCTTGCTTCGAGAACTATGGCTTTTGATATCCACAACCATTGCTGGTCGGAAAAAATCCTGACACATTGCGACATTCCAAAAGAAAAATTCGGAATCCTTGCTGCATCCGGCACCCTTGTAGGCAGACTATCCAAAGAAATAGCATCACAGCTCGGATTAATGGAAGGAACAGTTGTAGCTTTGGGAGGACACGATCAGCCCTGTGGTGCATTGGGGGCTGGAGTGATTGCATCGGGTGACACTTCCGATTCCGCTGGCACTTACGAATGTCTTGTTGCTGTTTCAGACAAACCATACAATACGGATCAGGCTTATAAATATAATCTTAATTCATATTGTCATGTCGTTCCCAATAAGTATGTTACGCTGGCTTTTTTCCCGGCAGGCTTTATCATCAATTGGTTCATCAATCAGTTTTGCGAAAATGATAAAATGAATGCTGAAAAAGAGAACAATAACGTTTTTGACTTATTAAATAAGACAATTGAATCAATCACTGAGCCTACCGGGATTCTTGTGACTCCTCATTTAGTAGGATCCTGCAACCCGCACTGGGATGCTAATGCAACAGGGTCTATTATTGGATTGACTTCTTCATCGGATAAATATCATCTATACAAAGCAATCTTTGAAGGCCTTGCATGCGAGCTTGCAGAGAACATTTCGGCGTTGGAAGAAATAACAGGTAAAATTAAAAATGTTAGAATTTTTGGCGGAAATACCCGATCTGAATTTACACTAAAACTTCGTGCTGATATTGCAAACAAATCCTTTCAACTGCTTAGTCATCCCGAAGCTGTCTGTCAGGGAGCGGCAATGCTTGCAGGTATTGCAGCCGGTATTTACAAAAATGCTGAAGATGCCGTCAAACAAACCCTGCAATTAAAAAGCACCATTTCTCCCGATAAGGAAATGCATTTGAAATATAAAAAGCAATTAGATAAATACAAACTGATTTATTCATTATTGGCGAAAATAAGAAAAATATGAAAACAACATCAGGAAAAAAGCTAACAAGCAGAGACCGGGTAAAAAGAGTTTTCAATCATCAGGAAGCAGACAAAGTGCCAGTTGATTTCGGTGGAACCGTAGTTACCTGCCTTGATATTGAAGCGCATAAAAAATTGAAAAAATATTTAAATATTTTCGATGATAATGACACAATAATTGATTACACTATGGGTACTGTGGAGCCCTGCGACCAGCTTAAGAATCTCTTTGAATCGGATTTTCGCAGAATATCGCTAAATGTAATACCACCAGACATCATCAACAATACTTACTACGATGGTTTTGGAATGAAGCTGAAAAAAGCAGTGCCTCATGAATATTTTGATGTAATAGAGAATCCTTTAAGGGAAGCTAAAATAGATGATTTGGAGAGAATGCAGTTGCCTGATGCAAATAATCCTGCACTATATTATGGATTAAAGGATAAAGCGAAAGATCTTTTTGAGAACAGTAAGTATGCCATAGTTGCTGATTTTGGTGTTCCAGGATTCTACGAAACATCACAAAAATTAAGAGGTTACGAAAATCTCGCTTGCGATCTTCTGATGAATTTTGATTTTTTAAGATTCCTGTTCGACCGGTTACTGGAATTGCAGAAAACATTTTTCAAAAACTATATTGATCAGGTTGGGAAATATGCCCAGGTAATCTGCTATGCCGATGATTTAGGGATGCAGGATAGACCGCAAATGGATACTGAAACCTACAGGGAAGTCCTGAAACCTTACCACAGCGCTATTTTTAAATTCATCCATGAAAGAACCGATGCAAAGATCATGCTCCATTGCTGCGGTTCCATCATTCCATTGATTGACGATCTGATCGAAACAGGAGTGGATATTCTCAACCCGGTTCAGACCCGCGCAAAAGATATGGATCCTGCTCTTCTGAAAGAAAAATTTGGCGACAGGATAATTTTCTGGGGCGCTTTCGACGAACAATACACCCTTCCAAATGGAACAAAAAACGAAATCTATGCGGAGACAGAACGGCTGATGAAAACTTTGGGTAAAGACGGCGGTTATGTCTTCGGCCCAGGTCACAATATTCAATCGGATACCCCGGCTGAAAATATTGTTGCCATGTTTGAAGCGGCAAAAAAATATAGGATTTACCAATAATTAAAGAAAACCTATGAACAAGAAAAATAATTTCTCCTCGAAACCAAACAATTTGTATGTCTACATTATATCTATGGTAGCGGCGGTAGGCGGTTTTTTATTCGGATATGATATTTCTATCATATCGGGGGCAATCATTTTTATGAAACAAGAATTCAACCTGACAGGCGCCAACCTTGGTTTTGTTATGAGCAGCGCCCAAATAGGATGTGTGTTTGGCGCATTACTGGGAGGAACCATTTGCGACTTGTTTGGCAGGAAAAAAGCATTATTCTTCTCATCCATCTTATTTGGCTTATCAACAATTTTCACGGCAATTGCCCTTTCAATAGGAGTTTTCAATGTTTTTCGAATAATAGGTGGATTGGGAGTCGGCCTGGCCTCCATTGTATCTCCCATGTATATTGCAGAAATAGCGCCGTCTTCTATCAGGGGAAGGTTGGTTACGCTTAATCAATTTGCCATCTGTATAGGTTTGCTTTCAGCAATAATTGTGTCCTATTTTATGTCATTCAATCTCGGCTGGCGGTGGATGTTCGCCTCTCAAAGCATCCCTATCCTGTTTTTTATCGGAGGATTATTTGTCATACCGGAAAGTCCCAGGTGGCTGATCAAAAAGGACCGTAAAAAAGAAGCATACCTTGTCTTAAAAAGAATTAATGGTGAATCAGTTGCACAAACCGAAATGAAAGAAATAGAAGATTCTATTCAGTCTGAATCCGGTAAATTTTCTGAATTATTTCAGAAGGGCATCCGGCTTGCTTTGATAATTGCCGTATGCCTCGCATTTTTTTCGCAATGGAGTGGCGCTACACCAATGCTTCTTTACGCTCCGCTAATTTTCCAAAAGGCCGGATTTGTATATGCTTCTGATGCTATATTGCAATCTGTGATGTTGGCTGGCTGGTTGGTTCTTTGTACCATTTTTGCCTTGTGGCTGGTCGAAAGGGTTGGAAGAAGGCAACTTCTAATTGTTGGTACGCTGGCTATGGCAGTAGGAATGGTTTGTACCAGTTTATTCTTCTATTTTAAAATGAAGGGTATCTACCTCTTGTTGATGATGTTTCTATCAATAGGAGCCTATAGTGTT contains:
- a CDS encoding sugar porter family MFS transporter, whose product is MNKKNNFSSKPNNLYVYIISMVAAVGGFLFGYDISIISGAIIFMKQEFNLTGANLGFVMSSAQIGCVFGALLGGTICDLFGRKKALFFSSILFGLSTIFTAIALSIGVFNVFRIIGGLGVGLASIVSPMYIAEIAPSSIRGRLVTLNQFAICIGLLSAIIVSYFMSFNLGWRWMFASQSIPILFFIGGLFVIPESPRWLIKKDRKKEAYLVLKRINGESVAQTEMKEIEDSIQSESGKFSELFQKGIRLALIIAVCLAFFSQWSGATPMLLYAPLIFQKAGFVYASDAILQSVMLAGWLVLCTIFALWLVERVGRRQLLIVGTLAMAVGMVCTSLFFYFKMKGIYLLLMMFLSIGAYSVSLAPLAWLIMAEIFPTRIRGVAMSIASVVLWVSTVMVNQLFPPLSNLSEKIFGSEFGIFLIYALVCVITSVFVWFVLPETKGKSLEQISAFWLKKIQIKNMEKETIPEQKQAINEYIG
- a CDS encoding FGGY family carbohydrate kinase, producing the protein MSLLGIDIGSSSCKGVIFSISGIELASESQSYSTVNIGPSMVEIDAMVFRDAAFKVIRLLSERVKNDPVEALAISSHGETTIPVDKNGNTTGPAIMNSDNRAAGEAEWWDKTFGKKRIYKITGVPLHAMFSLNKIMWIRKNKPEIYAKTDKFLSVGDYILTQLDLLPYTDYSLASRTMAFDIHNHCWSEKILTHCDIPKEKFGILAASGTLVGRLSKEIASQLGLMEGTVVALGGHDQPCGALGAGVIASGDTSDSAGTYECLVAVSDKPYNTDQAYKYNLNSYCHVVPNKYVTLAFFPAGFIINWFINQFCENDKMNAEKENNNVFDLLNKTIESITEPTGILVTPHLVGSCNPHWDANATGSIIGLTSSSDKYHLYKAIFEGLACELAENISALEEITGKIKNVRIFGGNTRSEFTLKLRADIANKSFQLLSHPEAVCQGAAMLAGIAAGIYKNAEDAVKQTLQLKSTISPDKEMHLKYKKQLDKYKLIYSLLAKIRKI
- a CDS encoding alcohol dehydrogenase catalytic domain-containing protein, coding for MGKMIRITLVKPGELVIDQTGIPNPGKDEILLKVERCGVCGSDPTIYRGLHPYAKKQLIMGHEFSGTIEELGENVKHLKKGIRVTAIPHVVCGKCKPCQTETYNFCEELKCMGAEADGAHVNYVCVDAKMVLPIPDTMTMDDAAMVEPACVAYHGAKRGEIKSGDIALVVGAGPIGIFAMQSCKVLGAKKVIIADLDEWRLNLAKKLGADGTINVRKETLEQGLTRLFGNAKDVDVFYDCVGEKGKAFDEILKIARRGTRIVIIGVLQNEYCIPHLPDFVQHELRISGTTMYVPQDYKEMIDLMGKGKISTKGMITHYFKISEIKEVFKMIDSRKEPFFKIMLTYD